The following coding sequences lie in one Xylocopa sonorina isolate GNS202 chromosome 7, iyXylSono1_principal, whole genome shotgun sequence genomic window:
- the LOC143425536 gene encoding fatty acyl-CoA reductase 1-like isoform X1, with translation MTKVENNKELQRDTIGYEIMAEPKVEEIPDRIAETFRGQNILITGGTGFLGKVILEKFLRCLPDTQQIYMLIRSKKGKEPKHRLEEIFNSPLFEKVRKQRGMEALKKAVTVIHGDVILPGLGISLEDKKMLCEKVNIVYHGAATVRFDALLKTAVLLNTRGTKQMLELAKEMKHLKLFAHISTAYCHLKEKILEEKPYPPPTDPHKLIKCVEWMDDTVVEAMTDKILADFPNTYAFTKALSESLVEEAMPYIPAIILRPSIVIPIWKEPIPGWTDNINGPTGLLIGAGKGVIRTMYCNDSSYADYVPVDIAVNAILVSSWNFIYCKDHDKRVYNLTSSSEFKVSWAEIIARGRKIISEKVPLNGVVWYPGGSMKKSRLMHNICVLLFHMIPAYLIDVLIFLAGHKPVMCRVQRRIQKGFEVFEFYANNQWDFNNSNMYEVRAKLNSVEYNTYQLHGEDMDIDAYFETCIRAARIYILNELPETLPAARRHLRIMYWVDVITKIVFFVLLIYMLASWSESFRALLIGGWTLATRTLSR, from the exons ATGACGAAAGTTGAAAATAATAAAGAGCTCCAGCGTGAT ACAATCGGATACGAGATCATGGCAGAACCAAAAGTAGAGGAGATTCCTGATAGAATAGCGGAAACTTTCAGAGGTCAAAACATCTTAATCACTGGTGGAACTGGTTTTTTGGGAAAAGTCATCCTCGAGAAATTTCTTAGATGTCTGCCAGACACGCAACAAATTTATATGTTAATCAGatcgaaaaaaggaaaagagccAAAGCATCGCTTAGAAGAAATTTTTAACTCACCG CTTTTTGAGAAAGTTAGGAAGCAAAGAGGAATGGAAGCGCTTAAGAAAGCTGTGACTGTTATACACGGAGATGTAATTTTACCTGGACTTGGTATCTCCCTAGAAGACAAAAAGATGCTCTGTGAAAAAGTCAACATCGTATACCATGGAGCTGCCACAGTACG ATTTGACGCGTTATTGAAGACCGCGGTACTGTTGAACACGCGCGGAACAAAACAAATGTTAGAGTTAGCCAAAGAgatgaaacatttaaaattaTTTGCCCACATTAGCACAGCATACTGTCATCTTAAAGAAAAA atcTTGGAAGAAAAACCGTATCCACCACCAACAGACCCCCATAAACTAATCAAGTGTGTAGAATGGATGGACGATACTGTTGTTGAAGCTATGACGGACAAGATTTTAGCAGACTTTCCCAATACCTATGCTTTCACCAAAGCTTTATCGGAAAGCCTTGTTGAAGAAGCCATGCCGTATATTCCAGCAATTATACTAAG ACCAAGCATAGTTATACCCATATGGAAGGAACCAATACCTGGATGGACAGATAATATTAATGGACCAACAGGACTTTTAATTGGTGCCGGGAAAGGTGTTATTAGAACAATGTATTGCAATGACAGTAGTTATGCCGATTATGTTCCCGTTGACATTGCAGTAAATGCAATTCTCGTTAGTTCTTGGAATTTCATATACTGTAAAGATCACGACAAAAGAGTTTACAATCTTACAAGCAGCAGTGAATTCAAG GTATCATGGGCAGAGATTATTGCCAGAGGGCGAAAAATAATATCAGAAAAGGTACCCTTAAACGGGGTTGTTTGGTACCCAGGTGGCAGTATGAAAAAGTCGAGGCTTATGCATAACATATGCGTTCTACTTTTCCATATGATACCTGCTTATCTCATAGATGTACTTATTTTTCTTGCAGGCCACAAACCCGT TATGTGTCGTGTTCAACGTCGAATACAAAAAGGTTTCGAAGTTTTCGAATTTTATGCTAACAATCAATGGGACTTTAACAATTCAAATATGTACGAAGTACGTGCTAAACTGAATTCTGTGGAATATAATACATATCAACTACATGGAGAAGATATGGATATAGATGCGTACTTCGAAACGTGTATACGAGCAGCGAGAATTTATATTCTAAACGAGTTACCTGAAACTTTACCAGCTGCTCGAAGGCACTTAAGAAT TATGTACTGGGTTGATGTAATTACAAAAATAGTTTTCTTTGTGCTGTTAATCTATATGTTGGCATCTTGGAGCGAAAGTTTTAGAGCactgttgataggaggttggaCATTAGCTACCAGGACTTTGTCACGCTAA
- the LOC143425536 gene encoding putative fatty acyl-CoA reductase CG5065 isoform X2, producing MAEPKVEEIPDRIAETFRGQNILITGGTGFLGKVILEKFLRCLPDTQQIYMLIRSKKGKEPKHRLEEIFNSPLFEKVRKQRGMEALKKAVTVIHGDVILPGLGISLEDKKMLCEKVNIVYHGAATVRFDALLKTAVLLNTRGTKQMLELAKEMKHLKLFAHISTAYCHLKEKILEEKPYPPPTDPHKLIKCVEWMDDTVVEAMTDKILADFPNTYAFTKALSESLVEEAMPYIPAIILRPSIVIPIWKEPIPGWTDNINGPTGLLIGAGKGVIRTMYCNDSSYADYVPVDIAVNAILVSSWNFIYCKDHDKRVYNLTSSSEFKVSWAEIIARGRKIISEKVPLNGVVWYPGGSMKKSRLMHNICVLLFHMIPAYLIDVLIFLAGHKPVMCRVQRRIQKGFEVFEFYANNQWDFNNSNMYEVRAKLNSVEYNTYQLHGEDMDIDAYFETCIRAARIYILNELPETLPAARRHLRIMYWVDVITKIVFFVLLIYMLASWSESFRALLIGGWTLATRTLSR from the exons ATGGCAGAACCAAAAGTAGAGGAGATTCCTGATAGAATAGCGGAAACTTTCAGAGGTCAAAACATCTTAATCACTGGTGGAACTGGTTTTTTGGGAAAAGTCATCCTCGAGAAATTTCTTAGATGTCTGCCAGACACGCAACAAATTTATATGTTAATCAGatcgaaaaaaggaaaagagccAAAGCATCGCTTAGAAGAAATTTTTAACTCACCG CTTTTTGAGAAAGTTAGGAAGCAAAGAGGAATGGAAGCGCTTAAGAAAGCTGTGACTGTTATACACGGAGATGTAATTTTACCTGGACTTGGTATCTCCCTAGAAGACAAAAAGATGCTCTGTGAAAAAGTCAACATCGTATACCATGGAGCTGCCACAGTACG ATTTGACGCGTTATTGAAGACCGCGGTACTGTTGAACACGCGCGGAACAAAACAAATGTTAGAGTTAGCCAAAGAgatgaaacatttaaaattaTTTGCCCACATTAGCACAGCATACTGTCATCTTAAAGAAAAA atcTTGGAAGAAAAACCGTATCCACCACCAACAGACCCCCATAAACTAATCAAGTGTGTAGAATGGATGGACGATACTGTTGTTGAAGCTATGACGGACAAGATTTTAGCAGACTTTCCCAATACCTATGCTTTCACCAAAGCTTTATCGGAAAGCCTTGTTGAAGAAGCCATGCCGTATATTCCAGCAATTATACTAAG ACCAAGCATAGTTATACCCATATGGAAGGAACCAATACCTGGATGGACAGATAATATTAATGGACCAACAGGACTTTTAATTGGTGCCGGGAAAGGTGTTATTAGAACAATGTATTGCAATGACAGTAGTTATGCCGATTATGTTCCCGTTGACATTGCAGTAAATGCAATTCTCGTTAGTTCTTGGAATTTCATATACTGTAAAGATCACGACAAAAGAGTTTACAATCTTACAAGCAGCAGTGAATTCAAG GTATCATGGGCAGAGATTATTGCCAGAGGGCGAAAAATAATATCAGAAAAGGTACCCTTAAACGGGGTTGTTTGGTACCCAGGTGGCAGTATGAAAAAGTCGAGGCTTATGCATAACATATGCGTTCTACTTTTCCATATGATACCTGCTTATCTCATAGATGTACTTATTTTTCTTGCAGGCCACAAACCCGT TATGTGTCGTGTTCAACGTCGAATACAAAAAGGTTTCGAAGTTTTCGAATTTTATGCTAACAATCAATGGGACTTTAACAATTCAAATATGTACGAAGTACGTGCTAAACTGAATTCTGTGGAATATAATACATATCAACTACATGGAGAAGATATGGATATAGATGCGTACTTCGAAACGTGTATACGAGCAGCGAGAATTTATATTCTAAACGAGTTACCTGAAACTTTACCAGCTGCTCGAAGGCACTTAAGAAT TATGTACTGGGTTGATGTAATTACAAAAATAGTTTTCTTTGTGCTGTTAATCTATATGTTGGCATCTTGGAGCGAAAGTTTTAGAGCactgttgataggaggttggaCATTAGCTACCAGGACTTTGTCACGCTAA
- the Rps3a gene encoding ribosomal protein S3A: protein MAVGKNKGLSKGGKKGVKKKIVDPFTRKDWYDVKAPSMFTNRHVGKTLVNRTQGTKIASEGLKYRVFEVSLADLQNDGDAERSFRKFRLIAEDVQHRNVLTNFHGMDLTTDKLRSMVKKWQTLIEVNVDVKTTDGYLLRVFCIGFTNKDQLSTRKTCYAQHAQVKKIRQKMVDTITNDVTKSDLKGVVSKLLPDATAKDIEKASQGIYPLHDVYIRKVKVLKKPRFELSKLLELHGDGAGSKTEEVGESGSKVDRPEGYEPPVQESV from the exons ATGGCGGTGGGTAAAAACAAGGGGCTTTCAAAAGGAGGTAAAAAGGGTGTGAAGAAGAAGAT TGTAGATCCGTTCACTCGCAAGGATTGGTACGATGTTAAAGCACCATCAATGTTTACCAACCGTCATGTTGGTAAAACATTGGTTAACAGAACTCAAGGAACAA AGATTGCTTCCGAGGGATTAAAATACAGAGTATTTGAAGTTTCTCTGGCAGATTTGCAGAATGATGGGGATGCAGAAAGGTCTTTTCGTAAATTTAGGCTTATCGCAGAAGATGTTCAACATCGCAATGTATTAACCAACTTCCATGGCATGGACTTAACTACGGACAAATTGAGATCCATGGTAAAGAAATGGCAAACTCTGATAGAAGTTAATGTTGATGTAAAAACCACTGATGGTTATCTTCTCAGAGTTTTCTGTATTGGTTTTACCAACAAAGATCAATTGAGCACTAGGAAAACGTGTTACGCTCAACATGCCCAG GTCAAGAAAATTAGGCAGAAGATGGTGGATACGATTACAAATGATGTTACGAAAAGTGATTTGAAGGGTGTGGTCAGTAAGCTTTTACCAGATGCTACTGCCAAAGACATTGAGAAAGCTTCACAAGGAATTTACCCACTTCATGATGTCTATATTCGAAAG GTAAAAGTATTAAAGAAGCCACGTTTTGAATTAAGTAAATTACTGGAGCTCCATGGTGATGGTGCAGGTAGCAAAACCGAAGAAGTTGGTGAAAGTGGCTCAAAGGTTGATAGACCAGAAGGCTATGAACCACCTGTACAGGAATCTGTTTAA
- the LOC143425544 gene encoding transmembrane protein 185A, translated as MNLQTLFQDFNPSKFLVHTCLMIFTTLFALRLDGFIEWSYWTVFTPIWFWKGIVILGATIGSYVWWRNPHARLEGDAYVHYKAMLITLALHLILLMFELLVCDKLESERHLWILVFIPLIFISIVSVAVCIWAAKHDRSFELELFCEVNVLQFIFLALRLDGFITWSWEAVFAPLWVLLSLSLIAVLYAIVFAAVLLRTPQINARQRRTSLNSALAYTFLVVPILVFQVLLVNKLDGDISLNYTTVAMPLLISHITLIFMSFDAKGGNRWWFGIRKDFCHFLLGLCPLLQEYGNISYQPRSEQDQPPSEPMVSEKNEKHVKKMDLMKPVIPIISIDMPD; from the exons ATGAATCTTCAAACATTGTTCCAAGATTTCAATCCGAG taaatttTTGGTACACACCTGTTTGATGATATTTACAACACTATTTGCACTTCGCTTGGATGGATTCATAGAGTGGAGTTATTGGACTGTATTTACTCCAATATGGTTTTGGAAGGGTATAGTAATCTTGGGTGCCACCATTGGAAGTTATGTGTGGTGGAGGAATCCACACGCAAGGCTAGAAGGAGATGCTTATGTACATTACAAAGCAATGCTGATTACATTAGCATTACATTTGATTCTGTTAATGTTTGAATTGTTAGTATGTGATAAACTAGAATCTGAAAGGCATCTTTGGATACTTGTATTTATACCACTTATCTTCATCTCTATCGTGTCAGTAGCT GTTTGCATATGGGCTGCGAAGCATGATCGATCATTTGAACTTGAATTGTTTTGCGAAGTCAATGTACTGCAATTCATTTTCTTGGCATTAAGACTAGATGGTTTTATAACGTGGAGTTGGGAAGCAGTGTTTGCTCCTCTTTGGGTGCTCTTGTCTTTATCTCTGATTGCAGTACTATACGCAATAGTGTTCGCAGCAGTTTTATTAAGAACTCCACAGATTAATGCCAGGCAAAGGCGGACATCTTTGAATTCAGCATTGGCATACACGTTCCTTGTAGTTCCAATTTTAGTGTTCCag GTGTTGTTAGTGAATAAATTGGATGGAGATATTTCACTGAATTACACCACAGTAGCAATGCCACTTTTAATATCACACATAACACTTATTTTTATGTCTTTTGATGCAAAAGGGGGAAACAGAT GGTGGTTTGGTATTAGAAAGGACTTTTGTCACTTTCTACTAGGCTTGTGCCCATTGCTTCAAGAATATGGTAATATTTCTTACCAACCAAGAAGCGAGCAGGACCAACCACCATCAGAACCAATGGTCTCAGAAAAAAATGAGAAACATGTTAAAAAAATGGACCTAATGAAACCTGTTATACCTATAATTTCGATTGATATGCCGGATTGA
- the LOC143425546 gene encoding F-box/LRR-repeat protein 3 — protein MLALMTTAKPTFLEIDNDKFKTIMTISNEDSIGQKKDRAGTDEDSSKTLQLLRVKGFPRLLPEGIQALVSYCRYLQELSLSYSLLSDELLLALGSEKQVQLETLRLEVHPETKPLPRVSDKAWFTFSSHLPNINLVLLSYMTNEDDQSPLFAPYVPITHLYFGEAPSEAIMLRIAYQCPRLVELVIAAYGPGLIDHTLLSIAQGCPRLSAIGLGDCEITCLGLLEFVTICAKRLRILYIWETSLIEDSELDVTEVSKNISLLLGRTWVPEYIPLC, from the exons ATGCTGGCACTAATGACTACTGCAAAGCCCACTTTTCTGGAGATCGACAATGATAAGTTTAAGACTATCATGACAATATCAAATGAGGACTCGATCGGGCAAAAAAAGGATCGTGCTGGAACCGATGAGGACTCTTCAAAAACCTTGCAACTTCTCCGAGTCAAGGGGTTTCCTCGACTGTTACCTGAAG GGATTCAGGCATTAGTCAGTTACTGTCGATACTTACAGGAATTATCACTGTCTTATTCGTTACTTAGCGACGAATTGCTGTTAGCCTTAGGCTCTGAGAAACAGGTGCAATTGGAGACTCTGCGATTAGAAGTGCATCCAGAGACGAAACCACTTCCGCGAGTCAGCGATAAGGCTTGGTTCACGTTTTCCAGCCACTTGCCGAACATAAATCTTGTGCT ATTGTCTTACATGACGAATGAAGATGATCAGAGTCCGCTATTCGCACCGTACGTTCCTATAACGCATTTGTACTTTGGAGAAGCACCATCGGAAGCAATCATGTTACGTATAGCGTATCAGTGTCCACGTTTGGTCGAGCTAGTGATTGCAGCTTATGGGCCCGGTTTAATCGATCATACACTACTCTCTATCGCTCAAGGATGTCCACGTCTCAGTGCTATTGGTTTGGGTGATTGTGAAATCAC TTGCTTAGGATTGTTGGAATTTGTTACAATCTGCGCGAAACGTTTGCGAATACTGTACATCTGGGAGACATCGTTGATAGAAGATTCGGAGCTTGATGTCACGGAAGTATCAAAAAACATCTCGTTACTCCTTGGTCGTACATGGGTACCTGAATATATACCATTGTGCTGA
- the LOC143425540 gene encoding uncharacterized protein LOC143425540 isoform X1: protein MIFINMKSLKKFMFVLVNVLAFVLLVDCEDENYFEDTVNPENLVDPHSFYYDKQNKMMIKYKMMDTSREISEESTEIQSELVLEQSNYGSQEGVFYKRLINLLLTNIHIQDRDEMSITGLLEIKVSHSQMEMLQNFNFQKTSLRQIDEILSNIIKKPQYSYVHGVTTYIFNALQGVLLMLLEKIGDYPNEAMIAVAMLLIFLTIRMLKGGQRFSFVNFIQFICILSFFMTWWQLIQEAEIKYTAAQMKYTTIPISCQPDKMNMWDKFVSLFYSDDCEQYYKTMMTNPKLKVTPALALSHFITTVILHPITHVGTVVSDFINNATVELPWTYGWIVRCVLFLCVGLVIILIPFLLSGASFNFGLGPLLRFAISYPKSNEQGNSSHSIDKREPVQIFLQVPQEINVPQITNASKTKQSKALQVIKDRGDEENSATDSNPDSNDQEYCNDFSCGDTIKNIKLLSTDDKIEKKDNKHEDVEEVKKHVGCGDG from the exons ATGATTTTCATTAATATGAAATCTTTAAAGAAATTTATGTTTGTACTGGTTAATGTTCTTGCCTTTGTATTACTTGTTGATTGTGAAGATGAAAACTATTTTGAAGATACAGT AAATCCAGAAAATTTGGTTGATCCACATTCATTTTATTACGATAAACAAAATAAAATGATGATCAAATATAAAATGATGGATAC ATCCAGAGAAATCTCAGAAGAAAGCACTGAAATTCAAAGTGAGTTGGTCCTTGAACAATCAAATTATGGCAGTCAAGAAGGAGTCTTTTATAAACGATTAATTAATTTGTTACTAACGAATATTCATATACAG GACAGGGATGAGATGTCAATAACAGGATTATTAGAGATTAAAGTATCTCATTCTCAAATGGAAATGCTCCAAAATTTCAATTTCCAGAAGACATCTTTAAGACAGATCGATGAAATTTTAAGTAATATAATTAAAAAACCACAATACAGTTATGTACATGGAGTTACTACATACATTTTTAATGCGCTGCAAGGAGTTCTTCTCATGTTACTTGAGAAAATAGGAGATTAT CCAAATGAAGCTATGATTGCAGTTGCAATGTTATTGATCTTTCTAACAATTAGAATGCTAAAAGGGGGTCAAAGATTTTCTTTCGTTAATTTCATACAATTCATATGTATACTAAGTTTCTTTATGACTTGGTGGCAGCTTATACAG GAAGCCGAGATTAAGTATACTGCTGCACAAATGAAATACACAACGATACCAATCTCGTGTCAACCAGATAAGATGAATATGTGGGATAAATTTGTTTCACTCTTCT ATAGCGATGATTGCGAGCAGTATTATAAAACAATGATGACCAATCCAAAATTAAAAGTCACACCTGCATTGGCATTATCACATTTTATTACCACTGTTATTCTTCATCCAATCACTCATGTAGGAACTGTTGTCTCTGATTTTATAAATAATGCCACAG TTGAACTGCCATGGACATATGGCTGGATTGTAAGATGCGTACTTTTCCTGTGTGTAGGTCTTGTTATAATACTGATACCCTTTTTACTATCTGGCGCATCTTTCAACTTCGGTTTAGGACCATTACTGAGATTTGCAATTAGCTATCCTAAATCTAATGAACAAGGTAATTCATCACACAGTATAGACAAACGAGAACCCGTACAAATATTTCTTCAG GTACCTCAAGAGATCAATGTACCACAAATAACAAACGCTTCGAAAACAAAGCAATCCAAAGCTCTGCAAGTTATAAAAGATCGTGGCGATGAAGAAAATAGCGCGACAGATAGTAATCCTGACAGTAATGATCAAGAATATTGTAATGATTTTTCTTGTGGcgatacgataaaaaatattaaattattatcGACTGATGATAAGATAGAAAAGAAAGATAATAAGCATGAAGATGTAGAAGAAGTGAAGAAGCACGTTGGATGTGGAGACGGTTAA
- the LOC143425540 gene encoding chloride channel CLIC-like protein 1 isoform X2 yields the protein MIFINMKSLKKFMFVLVNVLAFVLLVDCEDENYFEDTVNPENLVDPHSFYYDKQNKMMIKYKMMDTSREISEESTEIQSELVLEQSNYGSQEGVFYKRLINLLLTNIHIQDRDEMSITGLLEIKVSHSQMEMLQNFNFQKTSLRQIDEILSNIIKKPQYSYVHGVTTYIFNALQGVLLMLLEKIGDYPNEAMIAVAMLLIFLTIRMLKGGQRFSFVNFIQFICILSFFMTWWQLIQEAEIKYTAAQMKYTTIPISCQPDKMNMWDKFVSLFYSDDCEQYYKTMMTNPKLKVTPALALSHFITTVILHPITHVGTVVSDFINNATVELPWTYGWIVRCVLFLCVGLVIILIPFLLSGASFNFGLGPLLRFAISYPKSNEQGTSRDQCTTNNKRFENKAIQSSASYKRSWR from the exons ATGATTTTCATTAATATGAAATCTTTAAAGAAATTTATGTTTGTACTGGTTAATGTTCTTGCCTTTGTATTACTTGTTGATTGTGAAGATGAAAACTATTTTGAAGATACAGT AAATCCAGAAAATTTGGTTGATCCACATTCATTTTATTACGATAAACAAAATAAAATGATGATCAAATATAAAATGATGGATAC ATCCAGAGAAATCTCAGAAGAAAGCACTGAAATTCAAAGTGAGTTGGTCCTTGAACAATCAAATTATGGCAGTCAAGAAGGAGTCTTTTATAAACGATTAATTAATTTGTTACTAACGAATATTCATATACAG GACAGGGATGAGATGTCAATAACAGGATTATTAGAGATTAAAGTATCTCATTCTCAAATGGAAATGCTCCAAAATTTCAATTTCCAGAAGACATCTTTAAGACAGATCGATGAAATTTTAAGTAATATAATTAAAAAACCACAATACAGTTATGTACATGGAGTTACTACATACATTTTTAATGCGCTGCAAGGAGTTCTTCTCATGTTACTTGAGAAAATAGGAGATTAT CCAAATGAAGCTATGATTGCAGTTGCAATGTTATTGATCTTTCTAACAATTAGAATGCTAAAAGGGGGTCAAAGATTTTCTTTCGTTAATTTCATACAATTCATATGTATACTAAGTTTCTTTATGACTTGGTGGCAGCTTATACAG GAAGCCGAGATTAAGTATACTGCTGCACAAATGAAATACACAACGATACCAATCTCGTGTCAACCAGATAAGATGAATATGTGGGATAAATTTGTTTCACTCTTCT ATAGCGATGATTGCGAGCAGTATTATAAAACAATGATGACCAATCCAAAATTAAAAGTCACACCTGCATTGGCATTATCACATTTTATTACCACTGTTATTCTTCATCCAATCACTCATGTAGGAACTGTTGTCTCTGATTTTATAAATAATGCCACAG TTGAACTGCCATGGACATATGGCTGGATTGTAAGATGCGTACTTTTCCTGTGTGTAGGTCTTGTTATAATACTGATACCCTTTTTACTATCTGGCGCATCTTTCAACTTCGGTTTAGGACCATTACTGAGATTTGCAATTAGCTATCCTAAATCTAATGAACAAG GTACCTCAAGAGATCAATGTACCACAAATAACAAACGCTTCGAAAACAAAGCAATCCAAAGCTCTGCAAGTTATAAAAGATCGTGGCGATGA